Proteins encoded in a region of the Mycolicibacterium duvalii genome:
- a CDS encoding TetR/AcrR family transcriptional regulator: protein MVSAERQDAGERNTHWGTNVPTSDDEARERLLDAADACYAERGVARTRIDHIAQVAGVHRTTVYSYFPSKSAIISASFVRSARSVLTAAKANFHTDEPFTEQLIKATLHGLQGTRNSPAMALLLRPGESAGLTMHAAMASEEWHALAGETLGPPLAQAVADGHVRADVPIEAILRWIWRVSFSLATEPGAPHDGGDEGVLRNFLIASVIAPPPGPPNRN from the coding sequence ATGGTGAGTGCAGAGCGGCAGGATGCCGGCGAGCGGAACACACACTGGGGCACCAATGTGCCGACCAGCGACGATGAAGCACGCGAGAGATTGCTGGACGCCGCCGACGCCTGCTACGCCGAACGAGGTGTGGCGCGGACTCGGATCGACCACATTGCCCAGGTGGCCGGCGTGCACCGGACGACGGTGTACTCCTATTTCCCGTCGAAGAGCGCGATCATTTCGGCATCGTTCGTGCGATCGGCCCGCTCGGTCCTCACCGCGGCGAAGGCCAACTTCCACACCGACGAGCCATTCACCGAGCAACTGATCAAGGCCACGCTGCACGGACTACAGGGGACCCGAAACTCGCCGGCGATGGCGTTGCTGCTGCGCCCCGGTGAGTCGGCCGGACTGACCATGCACGCCGCGATGGCATCAGAGGAATGGCACGCCTTGGCCGGGGAGACCCTGGGCCCACCGTTGGCCCAGGCCGTGGCCGACGGTCACGTGCGCGCCGACGTGCCGATCGAGGCGATCCTGCGGTGGATATGGCGGGTCAGCTTCAGCCTGGCGACCGAGCCCGGTGCACCGCACGACGGCGGCGATGAAGGTGTGCTGCGCAACTTCCTGATCGCGTCCGTGATCGCGCCGCCGCCTGGGCCACCGAATCGCAACTGA
- a CDS encoding TetR/AcrR family transcriptional regulator, protein MTVISDARSNDLTDSSRGERTRSAILDASRRLFLERGYSGTPINAITEACGISRAGFYTYFKDKREIFNVLGQNSYREVLAVVAEWSEAAAPFGPADVREWVGHYFDFMDRHGAFVMASAYSAPDDDEFRASRNRMVTRVSWKLGQAIAGDGAHSPEVIGVAVTGLLDQAWYTLHRQTVAVDRDEMIAVVAEMIVPMVRR, encoded by the coding sequence ATGACGGTGATATCCGATGCCCGATCGAATGATCTGACCGACAGCAGTCGTGGAGAGCGGACGCGTTCGGCAATCCTGGACGCCAGCCGCCGGCTGTTCCTGGAACGCGGCTACTCGGGTACGCCGATCAACGCGATCACCGAGGCCTGTGGCATATCGCGGGCCGGTTTCTACACCTACTTCAAGGACAAGCGCGAGATCTTCAACGTCCTCGGCCAGAACAGCTACCGAGAGGTCCTCGCGGTCGTCGCCGAGTGGTCCGAGGCCGCCGCGCCGTTCGGTCCGGCTGACGTCCGCGAGTGGGTCGGCCACTACTTCGACTTCATGGATCGGCACGGCGCGTTCGTGATGGCCTCGGCCTACTCGGCGCCCGACGACGATGAGTTCCGCGCCTCGCGCAACCGGATGGTGACGCGGGTGTCCTGGAAGCTGGGCCAGGCCATCGCCGGGGACGGCGCACACTCACCGGAGGTCATCGGCGTCGCCGTCACCGGGCTCCTGGACCAGGCCTGGTACACCCTGCACCGGCAGACGGTTGCCGTCGATCGCGACGAGATGATCGCAGTGGTCGCCGAGATGATCGTGCCGATGGTTCGTCGCTGA
- a CDS encoding amidohydrolase family protein produces the protein MTQSTDQFTDAPIFDADQHMYETPDALLKFLPEKYKSKVQFVKIGRHTRIAILNKITDYMPNPTFERVAAPGAHEKFYSGQNPEGLSMREMSGRGIDCPPGARNPEDRIAELNGQGVDACLNYPTLANLVEHSSAEDPELTAAIIHALNQWMLEHWGFNHADRIYSTPVLTLGILDEARRELDYILENGAKVALIKPAPVKGYKGWRSPALPEFDPFWRDVEAAGLPIVLHASQPPLQEYIEMWEPADTSSAFEMSAFKWTALGHREIADMLTSLICHGTLSRFPNLRIASVENGSAWIKPLFDDLASTYGKMPQNFPEHPHDVFRRNCWVSPFWEGSVADVVETVGWDKVMFGSDWPHPEGLATPKGYFKYAEGMDVRRTYDFMGDNARRFMGLPIANPDPDAIKPPALANA, from the coding sequence ATGACACAGTCCACCGATCAGTTCACAGACGCGCCGATCTTCGATGCCGACCAGCACATGTACGAGACACCCGACGCGCTGCTGAAGTTCCTGCCGGAGAAGTACAAGTCGAAGGTGCAGTTCGTCAAGATCGGCCGACACACCCGGATCGCGATCCTGAACAAGATCACCGACTACATGCCGAATCCGACGTTCGAGCGGGTCGCCGCTCCGGGAGCGCACGAGAAGTTCTACTCCGGCCAGAACCCCGAGGGACTGTCGATGCGCGAGATGTCTGGGCGTGGCATCGACTGCCCGCCGGGTGCGCGCAACCCCGAGGACCGCATCGCCGAGCTCAACGGCCAAGGCGTCGACGCGTGCTTGAACTACCCCACCCTGGCCAATCTGGTCGAGCACTCCTCAGCCGAGGATCCCGAGTTGACCGCCGCGATCATCCACGCCCTCAACCAGTGGATGCTCGAACACTGGGGCTTCAACCACGCCGACCGGATCTACTCCACCCCCGTCCTCACCCTGGGCATCCTCGACGAAGCTCGCCGCGAACTCGACTACATCCTGGAGAACGGGGCCAAGGTCGCCCTGATCAAACCGGCCCCGGTCAAGGGCTACAAGGGTTGGCGCTCACCGGCGCTGCCGGAGTTCGATCCGTTCTGGCGCGATGTCGAGGCCGCTGGTCTGCCGATCGTGCTGCACGCCAGCCAACCGCCGCTGCAGGAATACATCGAGATGTGGGAACCGGCCGATACCAGCAGCGCATTCGAGATGTCGGCGTTCAAGTGGACCGCCCTCGGACACCGCGAGATTGCTGACATGCTGACCAGCCTAATCTGCCACGGCACCCTGTCCCGGTTCCCGAACTTGCGGATCGCCAGCGTCGAGAACGGAAGTGCTTGGATCAAGCCACTCTTCGACGATCTAGCGTCGACCTATGGCAAGATGCCGCAGAACTTCCCGGAACACCCGCACGACGTGTTCCGCCGCAACTGCTGGGTCAGTCCGTTCTGGGAGGGCTCGGTGGCCGACGTCGTCGAGACGGTCGGCTGGGACAAGGTGATGTTCGGTTCCGACTGGCCCCACCCAGAGGGCCTGGCCACTCCGAAGGGTTACTTCAAGTACGCCGAGGGCATGGACGTTCGCCGCACCTATGACTTCATGGGTGACAATGCGCGCCGCTTCATGGGCCTGCCGATCGCCAACCCCGACCCCGACGCCATCAAGCCGCCCGCGCTGGCCAACGCCTAA
- a CDS encoding NAD(P)H-dependent amine dehydrogenase family protein, whose translation MAAAALCVLDGAMTGRRRRVIHCGTGTIGEHGLRSVIGHPDLELVGLLAHTPDKLGRDAGELVGLPPVGVQATDDLAGLLALDVDALGYFAPTMGREDEAVQQISAFLERGVNVSTLVLSGLVDPSSVNPSVVTTVERAAERGQASFFTTGIEPGFITTQFPITMLSICSNIESVLTTEYFNYGNYPDRRFIFDVMGFGKPADYVGAMFVPGGPVSYDTLWGAAVLWLTRQLGAEPERLQLQRDVWVTNEDFEMAAGVVPAGTVGAIRFQIQAIVDGAPLVVAEHVNFGHESAAPQWDRPQLGDNGVYRVIVRGKPDFDVQMVFDGRHAGALGGRLACANHVVNAIPAVCAARPGILSVVDLAPYTGRVATRGR comes from the coding sequence GTGGCCGCTGCGGCCCTGTGCGTACTGGACGGCGCCATGACCGGACGACGACGGCGCGTAATCCACTGCGGAACAGGAACCATCGGTGAACACGGGCTCCGGTCGGTAATCGGACACCCCGACCTCGAGTTGGTCGGCCTGCTCGCCCATACGCCGGACAAACTTGGCCGTGACGCCGGGGAGCTTGTCGGTCTACCTCCGGTCGGGGTGCAGGCCACCGACGACCTCGCCGGACTCCTCGCGCTCGATGTGGACGCCCTGGGTTATTTCGCACCGACAATGGGTCGTGAAGATGAAGCCGTCCAACAGATTTCAGCGTTCCTCGAGCGGGGTGTGAACGTCTCCACGCTGGTGCTGAGTGGGCTCGTGGACCCGTCTTCGGTCAACCCGTCAGTGGTGACGACGGTGGAGCGTGCCGCCGAACGTGGCCAGGCCAGCTTCTTCACCACCGGCATCGAACCCGGCTTCATCACCACCCAGTTCCCGATCACGATGTTGTCCATCTGCTCGAACATCGAATCGGTCCTGACCACCGAGTACTTCAACTACGGGAATTACCCGGACCGTCGATTCATCTTCGACGTCATGGGGTTTGGCAAGCCCGCCGATTACGTGGGCGCGATGTTCGTTCCCGGTGGACCGGTTTCCTACGACACGCTGTGGGGTGCCGCCGTCCTCTGGCTTACCCGCCAGCTCGGGGCCGAACCTGAGCGACTGCAGCTGCAACGCGACGTCTGGGTCACGAACGAAGACTTCGAGATGGCCGCCGGCGTCGTACCTGCCGGAACCGTCGGCGCGATCCGGTTCCAGATCCAGGCGATCGTCGACGGCGCACCTCTCGTGGTCGCCGAGCACGTGAACTTCGGCCACGAAAGCGCTGCGCCGCAATGGGATCGTCCCCAACTCGGCGACAACGGCGTGTATCGGGTCATCGTCCGGGGCAAGCCCGACTTCGACGTCCAGATGGTGTTCGACGGCCGTCACGCCGGTGCCCTCGGCGGTCGCCTGGCCTGTGCCAATCACGTCGTCAACGCCATCCCCGCCGTCTGCGCGGCTCGGCCCGGCATCCTGTCGGTCGTCGACCTCGCCCCGTACACCGGCCGCGTAGCGACTCGCGGCCGGTGA
- a CDS encoding WS/DGAT/MGAT family O-acyltransferase, giving the protein MKRLGGWDAVLLYNETPNLHQHTLKVAVIDASDCEGFGFDRFRQTLARRLHLLEPLRYQLVEIPGRFHRAMWLENCDVDLDYHVRRMTISPPGGRRELDAAIGEVAGTPLDRSRPLWEFHFVEGMADNRFAIIGKVHHALADGVASANLLARGTDLPNAPQSERDDYRADPIPSDAQLIRYAMRNHVDHLKELPRLVWDTAKGVRRVRRKSTSTPGLARNFHPPATFLNHVVSPGRTFASATLELDDVKATGKHLGVTINDMVLAISTGALRTLLLKYDGHADEPLLCGVPMSIDTSPERISGNALGTVLVSLPTHVSDPLEWVRLSRIGAMIGKENTALLGPELVSRWASYAPPALTEWMFRRIAISDSPNRLINVPVSNVPGPQQPARIDGAPIEEFLSVGPLTFGVGVNITVWSYVGKLNISVLADDATFDDPHEVTRAMVDAFAHIRQAAGLPAEMTP; this is encoded by the coding sequence GTGAAGAGGCTTGGCGGCTGGGACGCGGTCCTGCTGTACAACGAGACTCCCAACTTGCACCAGCACACCCTCAAGGTGGCGGTGATCGACGCATCGGACTGTGAGGGGTTCGGATTCGACCGCTTCCGCCAGACGTTGGCACGGCGGCTTCACCTGCTCGAGCCGCTGCGGTATCAATTGGTCGAGATTCCAGGCCGGTTCCATCGCGCGATGTGGTTGGAGAACTGCGACGTCGACCTCGACTATCATGTCCGGCGCATGACGATCAGCCCGCCCGGTGGTCGCCGGGAACTCGATGCGGCGATCGGTGAGGTGGCAGGGACTCCGCTGGATCGCAGCCGGCCGCTGTGGGAGTTCCACTTCGTCGAGGGCATGGCGGACAATCGGTTCGCCATTATCGGCAAGGTCCACCACGCCCTGGCTGACGGCGTCGCCTCAGCGAATCTGTTGGCGCGTGGAACGGATCTTCCGAACGCCCCGCAATCCGAGCGAGACGACTATCGCGCGGACCCCATCCCCTCGGATGCGCAACTGATCCGGTACGCGATGCGCAATCACGTCGACCATCTCAAGGAGCTTCCTCGCCTAGTGTGGGACACGGCCAAAGGGGTACGGCGGGTGCGCCGCAAGTCCACGTCCACACCCGGGCTTGCTCGCAACTTTCACCCCCCGGCGACCTTTCTGAACCACGTCGTGTCACCTGGACGCACCTTCGCCAGCGCCACGCTCGAGCTCGACGACGTCAAGGCGACCGGCAAGCATCTAGGTGTCACGATCAACGACATGGTGCTTGCGATCAGCACGGGTGCCCTTCGCACTCTGCTGCTGAAGTACGACGGACATGCCGACGAGCCCCTGCTGTGTGGCGTGCCGATGAGCATCGATACGTCACCGGAGCGGATCTCGGGCAACGCGCTGGGAACGGTGCTGGTGTCGCTTCCGACGCACGTCTCCGATCCGCTCGAGTGGGTGCGCCTGTCCCGGATCGGCGCGATGATCGGCAAGGAGAACACTGCGCTGCTCGGTCCCGAACTTGTCAGCCGGTGGGCCAGCTACGCTCCACCTGCACTGACGGAGTGGATGTTTCGCCGCATCGCGATCAGTGATTCTCCCAACAGGCTGATCAATGTTCCGGTGTCGAACGTGCCGGGGCCGCAGCAACCGGCGCGGATCGATGGCGCGCCGATCGAGGAGTTCTTGTCAGTCGGGCCGCTCACCTTCGGCGTGGGAGTCAACATCACCGTCTGGAGCTATGTGGGCAAGCTCAACATCTCGGTACTCGCGGACGACGCGACGTTCGACGATCCACACGAGGTGACCCGCGCGATGGTCGACGCGTTCGCCCACATCCGTCAGGCGGCCGGGCTGCCTGCAGAGATGACGCCATAG
- a CDS encoding 1-acyl-sn-glycerol-3-phosphate acyltransferase: MSNDFYSGGQVNPSDIEQSAITKWDPELTERLMGLIRPIIKGWHRAEVRGLDDFPPGGALVVANHSGGLFAMDVPVFATDFYAKFGYGRGVYTLSHDILFLGPTGDFLKRTGFIPASHQNADEALRAGGVVVVFPGGDYDVYRPTTAENTIDFGGRTGYVRVALNARVPIVPSVSTGGQENQLFLTRGEWLAKATRLDKLLRVKILPISFGFPFGVSAVLPVNLPLPTKIVTHVLPPIDVVAEFGEDPDVDEVDAHVRHVMQQALDALATERRFPVIG; this comes from the coding sequence ATGTCTAACGACTTCTATTCAGGGGGCCAGGTGAATCCATCCGACATCGAGCAGTCGGCCATTACCAAGTGGGATCCAGAACTGACCGAACGGCTGATGGGTTTGATCCGGCCGATCATCAAGGGCTGGCACCGCGCTGAGGTGCGTGGACTCGACGATTTCCCGCCCGGCGGCGCGCTGGTGGTCGCGAACCACTCGGGCGGGTTGTTCGCGATGGACGTGCCGGTCTTCGCCACCGATTTCTACGCCAAGTTCGGCTACGGCCGGGGCGTCTACACGCTCAGCCACGACATCCTCTTCTTGGGGCCGACGGGCGACTTCTTGAAGCGGACCGGTTTCATTCCGGCCAGCCACCAGAACGCCGACGAGGCCTTACGCGCCGGTGGTGTCGTCGTGGTCTTTCCCGGCGGCGACTACGACGTCTACCGGCCGACGACAGCGGAGAACACGATCGACTTCGGCGGCCGCACCGGCTATGTACGCGTTGCCCTGAATGCCCGCGTGCCGATCGTGCCGTCGGTATCGACCGGCGGCCAGGAGAACCAGTTGTTCCTCACCCGTGGCGAGTGGTTGGCGAAGGCGACGCGGCTGGACAAACTTCTTCGGGTCAAGATACTGCCGATCTCCTTCGGTTTCCCGTTCGGTGTGAGCGCAGTGCTTCCGGTCAATCTGCCGCTGCCGACCAAGATTGTTACGCACGTGCTGCCACCCATCGACGTGGTCGCAGAGTTCGGCGAGGACCCAGATGTAGACGAGGTCGACGCCCACGTCCGGCACGTCATGCAACAAGCCCTCGACGCGCTCGCCACCGAACGTCGCTTCCCTGTGATCGGTTGA
- the fadD12 gene encoding acyl-CoA ligase FadD12, with product MTLLERLNQTAGLLVTLARAGVLAPMRPDRYVRMAAAVRREGMSAATGFAIAAQRCPDRCALIDELGTLTWRELDQRSDALAAALQGLPDDVNVIGIMARNHRGFVESLIAANRIGADVLLLNTSFAGPALAEVLAREEVDVVIYDEEFAPSISRALKDRPQAAQIVAWTDDPGAHATNVAGLIEAHLGQRPAPSERTSKLILLTSGTTGSPKGAKHAGGGADALKSILDRTPWRAEETTVIVAPMFHAWGFGQLAFAALMACTIVTRRKFDPEATLALVDEHRATGLCVVPVMFDRIVDLPDDVLARYSGRSLRFAAASGSRMRPDVVIKFMDRFGDVIYNNYNATEAGMIATATPEDLRSAPDTAGRPAGGTDIRILDSEFRGQPTGEVGTIYVRNSTQFDGYTSGATKDFHDGYMSSGDVGYLDAAGRLFVVGRDDEMIVSGGENVYPIEVEKTLAAHPDVAEAAVLGVDDAQYGQRLTAFVVLTDAASATPDTLKAHVRENLANYKVPRELLVLNELPRGSTGKIVRAELRAVLERNATKDSNQD from the coding sequence ATGACCCTCCTCGAACGACTGAATCAGACAGCCGGCCTGCTGGTCACCCTGGCTCGCGCGGGTGTGCTGGCCCCGATGCGGCCCGATCGTTATGTGCGCATGGCAGCGGCGGTCCGGCGCGAGGGGATGAGCGCCGCAACGGGGTTCGCGATCGCCGCCCAACGGTGCCCCGACCGTTGCGCTCTGATCGACGAACTCGGAACGCTGACCTGGCGTGAACTCGATCAGCGCAGCGACGCGTTGGCCGCGGCGTTGCAGGGTCTGCCCGACGATGTCAACGTCATCGGGATCATGGCCCGCAACCACCGCGGGTTCGTCGAGTCACTCATCGCCGCCAACAGGATCGGCGCGGACGTACTGCTGCTGAACACGTCGTTCGCCGGGCCGGCACTGGCCGAGGTGCTGGCCCGCGAGGAAGTGGACGTCGTCATCTACGACGAGGAATTCGCTCCGTCCATCTCCCGGGCACTCAAGGACCGCCCACAGGCGGCCCAGATCGTGGCATGGACGGACGATCCCGGCGCACACGCAACCAACGTCGCCGGACTGATCGAAGCGCACCTCGGTCAACGTCCCGCTCCGTCCGAACGCACCTCGAAGCTCATCCTGCTGACCTCGGGTACCACCGGATCTCCCAAGGGCGCCAAGCATGCTGGTGGCGGTGCCGACGCGTTGAAGTCGATTCTCGACCGCACTCCGTGGCGGGCCGAGGAGACCACCGTCATCGTCGCGCCCATGTTCCACGCTTGGGGCTTCGGACAATTGGCGTTCGCGGCTCTGATGGCGTGCACCATCGTGACCCGCCGCAAGTTCGACCCCGAGGCCACCCTGGCCCTCGTCGACGAACACCGCGCCACCGGACTGTGCGTCGTGCCGGTCATGTTCGACCGGATCGTCGACCTGCCCGATGACGTTCTCGCCCGCTATAGCGGCCGCTCACTGCGCTTTGCGGCCGCCTCGGGTTCACGGATGCGCCCCGACGTCGTCATCAAGTTCATGGATCGGTTCGGTGACGTCATCTACAACAACTACAACGCCACCGAGGCGGGCATGATTGCGACGGCAACACCTGAGGACCTGCGTTCGGCGCCCGACACCGCCGGCAGGCCCGCCGGGGGAACCGACATCCGCATCCTCGATAGCGAGTTTCGCGGACAACCCACCGGAGAAGTCGGCACGATCTATGTGCGCAACTCCACTCAGTTCGACGGCTACACCTCCGGGGCCACCAAGGACTTTCACGACGGCTACATGTCCTCTGGCGACGTCGGCTACCTCGATGCGGCCGGGCGGTTGTTCGTGGTCGGCCGTGACGATGAGATGATCGTCTCCGGCGGTGAGAACGTCTATCCGATCGAGGTGGAGAAGACGCTTGCTGCCCACCCCGACGTCGCGGAGGCCGCGGTGCTGGGCGTCGACGACGCGCAGTACGGCCAGCGCCTCACGGCGTTCGTCGTCCTGACCGATGCAGCGTCCGCGACGCCCGACACGCTCAAGGCGCACGTCCGGGAAAACCTGGCGAACTACAAGGTGCCCCGCGAACTCCTGGTACTCAACGAACTGCCCCGCGGCAGCACGGGCAAGATCGTCCGTGCCGAACTTCGAGCCGTTCTCGAACGGAACGCGACCAAGGACTCAAATCAGGACTAG